DNA from Bacillus carboniphilus:
GTTTTGGGACCAGGTAGTTTGACGTTGTCATCTAAGATTGGAGCCATTTTCGGGTATGACTTGCTTTGGATTTTAGCTGTAACGGTTATTTTTATGATGATTTATACAGAAATGAGCACCCGGATTGGGATGGCTTCGAACATTAGCTTCATCCAGTTAATCAAACAGAAATTCGGCAAATGGGGTGCCGTAGTCATTGGGGTCGGAGCCTTTTTAGTATGTGCCTCGTTCCAAGCCGGAAACTCCGTGGGTGTTGGGTACGCCATTAGTACAGTGTTCGGACTCACACCAACCGTATGGATTGTCCTTTTCACCCTAGTCGGTGCAGGACTCCTATTCACGAAAGACTTTTACAATGTCCTTGAAAAACTAATGCTCGGCCTTGTACTGATCATGTTAGTCGCATTCTTTGTCACTTTATTTTTAGCAAAGCCTTCTATCGGCTCCATCGCAAGTGGATTTGTACCATCTATGCCAGCAGGCTCACTTGGACTTATCATCGCTATGACCGCAACGAGCTTCTCAATCGTAGGTGCCAGCTACCAGTCTTACCTAGTGCAAGAGAAAGGCTGGACGAAGGACCTTGCTAAACAAGGTGCGAAAGAATCTTACTTAGGGATTTTCCTACTTGGTCTCATCTCTTTACTTGTTATGATTGCGGCCGCTGCGGTTTTAAAGCCTGAAGGTGTCCAAGTAAACTCCATCACAGATATGGGATTAGCGCTTAAGCCATTGTTCGGCGGTTGGGCTACAACGGTCTTTATGTTTGGACTTTTTGGCGCAGCGTTCTCTTCTCTAATGGGGAATGCAACAATTGGTGGTGCGATGCTATCTGATGGTCTTGGATTTGGTAGCAAGCTGAAAGAAAACAAAGTCAAGTACGCCATCATTGCCGTTATGCTATTTGGTTCTATCATGGCCATCGCTTTCGGAGGTTCACCAGTCAACCTCATCATTTTTGCTCAAGCCATAACGATTGTCGTGGTACCTGTCATTGCGATTGCCTTACTAGTCATCGCTAACAACAAAGAAATTATGGGTGATTTAAAAAATACGGTATTGAAAAATGTGATTGCCATCGCTGGACTCATTGTCCTCATCCTACTGGCATTCAATAATGTAAAAAATATCTTTTTTAGCTAACGGAGGGATTCCATGCAAACTATTGAACAGCTTGAAAACATAATGACGAAGCCAACTCTCCAATTGATGGAAGATATGAAGAAAATATCTGGAGACATCATGATTCTAGGTGTGGGCGGAAAAATGGGCCCCACCCTCGCCAAATTAGCCAAACGTGCCTGTGAGGAAGCTGGCATCGAAAAACGAATTATCGGGGTTTCCCGTTTCTCATCTGGCACACTCCGTGATGAACTGGAAGCAGCTGGAGTGGAAACAATTGCTACAGACTTACTGGATGATGAGCAGCTTCAGGCTCTACCCGAAGTTCAAAACATCATTTATATGGCCGGAAAAAAATTCGGCACGCTGGGAAATGAACATTTCACCTGGGCGATGAACGCCTACTTGCCAGGCAGAGTCGCAGAAAAATTCAAGCAGTCCAACATTGTTGTTTTTTCATCAGGCAATATCTATCCTTTTGTTGATGTAAAAACAGGTGGTTGTTCGGAGGAGGTACCTACTAGTCCCGTTGGTGAGTACGCTCAATCTTGTTTGGGGCGCGAACGAGTTTTCACGTACTTCGCTAAGAAAAACCAGACACCCATCCTCTTATATCGACTCAACTATGCAATCGACATGCGTTACGGTGTCTTATTAGAAGTGGCCAAACAGGTCTTTCACGAAAAACCAATCGACCTCACAACCGGTCAAGTCAACGTCATTTGGCAAGGAGATGCCAATGAATATGCAATTCGCTCACTCTTACATTGCAGCACCGATCCAACCATCATGAACGTCACGGGTCCTGAAACCGTATCGGTTCGTTGGCTCGCCCATGAATTCGGAAGGCTGTTCGACAAAAAGCCTACCTTCATGAACGAGGAAGCACCAAGTGCCCTGCTTAACAATTCGGGGAAAGCCCATAAAACATTTGGATATCCAAGCGTCACTCTGCAACAAATGATTGAATGGACAGCCGAATGGCTACAAAACGATGGTGAAGTCATTGATAAACCAACACACTTCCAAGAAAGACAAGGAGCTTTTTAAATGGTAAAAGAAGATATTCGGGCACTGTTAATGGAAGGGACGGTCATCCCCGCTCACCCACTCGCATTAACAGAAGACAAACAATTAGATGAACATAGTCAACGTGCGTTAACGAATTATTATATGGATGCCGGTGCAGGTGGAATCGCAGTTGGCGTGCATACCACCCAATTCGAAATCCGTGACCCAGCGTTCAATTTATATGAAAAAGTACTTCGTTTAGCAGTGGAAGAAGTGAACAAGAAGAACCTAGATCGTCCTTTTATAAAAATTGCTGGGATTTGCGGGGAAACGGAGCAGGCATCCGGGGAAGCCAAGCTTGCAAAGGAACTAGGCTATGACCTGGGGCTACTGAGTTTTGCGGGACTCAACCACTTAACAGAGGAAGAATTGCTAGATCATGCGAAAAAAATCGCAGGGATTATTCCAATCTTCGGCTTTTACCTCCAACCAGCAGTCGGCGGTCGCCTACTAAGCTTTGATTTTTGGCAGGAGTTTGCGGAGATTCCAAATGTCTACGCGATTAAGATGGCACCTTTTGACCGCTATAAAACGTTAGATGTCGTTAGAGCGGTTTGTCACTCTTCAAGATGTAACGAAATTGCCCTTTACACGGGGAATGACGATAATATTGTCTTGGATTTGCTCACGACTTATGAGGTAAAAGTGGGTGATAGAATTGTTGAGAAACCAATTGTCGGCGGTTTGCTCGGCCATTGGGCAGTGTGGACACAGAAGGCGGTCGAACTTTTAGCAGACATAAAAAAAGCTCGCAAATCGGGAGAAGACATCACCAGGTTCCTCCCTCTCGCTCAGCAGGTTACCGATACAAATGCTGCATTCTTTGATGCAGCTAACGGTTTTAAAGGATGTATCGCTGGTATCAACGAGGTTTTAGCTAGACAGGGACTTCTCAAAGGCAACTGGTGCTTACTCGAGAAAGAAAAACTGAGCCCAGGCCAATCCGAAGAACTTGACCGCGTATACAAAGACTACCCAAATCTTCATGACGACGATTTTGTAAAAGAAAATCTATCAATCTGGCTCAACCAAGATTGATAGATTTCAAAGATTCGATACAATGAAGATATAGTTATAATCGGAAACACAGGTCAGGTCGGCCTTGTGTTTCCGATTTCTCTTTCAACAAAGGAGTGTTACGCATGATAAAAATTGGCATCATCGGTCCTACCTGGATCAATGACCGGATCAAACGTTCCATTAAGAGATTTCCTATTTTTGACCCCCTATTTAAAACATCCAACAATATCTATGATGCGCCAATTTTTACAGAGGAATTGCAGGATCAATGTGACGTTCTGCTCTATTCTGGATACATCCCCTACTCTATCTCAAAAAAGAAGATTCCAATCGAACTTCCAGCCCACTACATCCCAG
Protein-coding regions in this window:
- a CDS encoding dihydrodipicolinate synthase family protein, with translation MVKEDIRALLMEGTVIPAHPLALTEDKQLDEHSQRALTNYYMDAGAGGIAVGVHTTQFEIRDPAFNLYEKVLRLAVEEVNKKNLDRPFIKIAGICGETEQASGEAKLAKELGYDLGLLSFAGLNHLTEEELLDHAKKIAGIIPIFGFYLQPAVGGRLLSFDFWQEFAEIPNVYAIKMAPFDRYKTLDVVRAVCHSSRCNEIALYTGNDDNIVLDLLTTYEVKVGDRIVEKPIVGGLLGHWAVWTQKAVELLADIKKARKSGEDITRFLPLAQQVTDTNAAFFDAANGFKGCIAGINEVLARQGLLKGNWCLLEKEKLSPGQSEELDRVYKDYPNLHDDDFVKENLSIWLNQD
- a CDS encoding NAD-dependent epimerase/dehydratase family protein → MQTIEQLENIMTKPTLQLMEDMKKISGDIMILGVGGKMGPTLAKLAKRACEEAGIEKRIIGVSRFSSGTLRDELEAAGVETIATDLLDDEQLQALPEVQNIIYMAGKKFGTLGNEHFTWAMNAYLPGRVAEKFKQSNIVVFSSGNIYPFVDVKTGGCSEEVPTSPVGEYAQSCLGRERVFTYFAKKNQTPILLYRLNYAIDMRYGVLLEVAKQVFHEKPIDLTTGQVNVIWQGDANEYAIRSLLHCSTDPTIMNVTGPETVSVRWLAHEFGRLFDKKPTFMNEEAPSALLNNSGKAHKTFGYPSVTLQQMIEWTAEWLQNDGEVIDKPTHFQERQGAF
- a CDS encoding Nramp family divalent metal transporter, producing METEIKGGSTGVNVNANKKGFLKFLGPALITSALVLGPGSLTLSSKIGAIFGYDLLWILAVTVIFMMIYTEMSTRIGMASNISFIQLIKQKFGKWGAVVIGVGAFLVCASFQAGNSVGVGYAISTVFGLTPTVWIVLFTLVGAGLLFTKDFYNVLEKLMLGLVLIMLVAFFVTLFLAKPSIGSIASGFVPSMPAGSLGLIIAMTATSFSIVGASYQSYLVQEKGWTKDLAKQGAKESYLGIFLLGLISLLVMIAAAAVLKPEGVQVNSITDMGLALKPLFGGWATTVFMFGLFGAAFSSLMGNATIGGAMLSDGLGFGSKLKENKVKYAIIAVMLFGSIMAIAFGGSPVNLIIFAQAITIVVVPVIAIALLVIANNKEIMGDLKNTVLKNVIAIAGLIVLILLAFNNVKNIFFS